Proteins encoded together in one Solanum lycopersicum chromosome 7, SLM_r2.1 window:
- the LOC101268703 gene encoding G-type lectin S-receptor-like serine/threonine-protein kinase At4g03230 isoform X3, whose protein sequence is MLFIQMINNSIKTMRLSNFLLLLLLFAALRQCDARRSTIDGSSKLVDNGETLVSAGENFEMGFFSDDAGLNRYVGIWYYKLSPRTVVWVANWNNSIQGKIIMNEDNSVVVEDGNLKVLSNGNTYFSTQLGSGSNRKVELLDTGNLVVVDELGVDMWQSFRNPTDTFLPGMKMDSSLNLIDSKNGNYRFQLDQSSDKEYVIVVPKQGKILWKGSMKLVNLSIGEMPGYVAYMLSNFTKKDIVDNSLESIVTFDKYRLLMNSSGEIQFYGWDKESSGWSLMWSAPNDTCDLYKYCGRFSICNSKREPVCKCLPGYKLNPPDNSKAGKFSGGCSSTSVSSCNEDNAQVLDTFLDLRSMNVKSPDRLFSNISTREDCRRFCLGNCLCQAYTYSDSVCWTWVNSLMHLQENYAGGFNISVRVSISDIEATKRNCKPCGINVIPYPLSSGPNCGDPLYYSFSCDDLAGPVTGFSWFNQSSPFKVINWCYNPEENLTPGPISRGKDLILISWKPPLEPICKTSEDCNDWPNSSCDMTKQGERRCICQADHKWNGLILNCSLSSELGTQGSFIAKLTSSQNQRTLVISISVVLGVITLCSISYIVYQNTRVARSREARDIVLGNHMENFPRRESFGEELITADEKRHIDVPFFSLNSILEATDNFSNAAKLGQGGFGPVYKGKFLEGAELAVKRLSNHSGQGVEEFKTEVMLIAKLQHRNLVRLLGYCVEGNEKILVYEYMANKSLDTFIFNRTFCRLLDWRIRFEIILGIARGLLYLHQDSRLRIIHRDLKTSNILLDDEMNAKISDFGLARIIEGKSTEANTTRVVGTYGYMSPEYALEGLFSIKSDIFAFGVVVLEIISGKRNMEFFEEVNLTGYAWRLWMEDRALDMMDQTIVDTFEDKEVIKCVNVALLCVQEDPGDRPTMSNVVVMLGGESMTLPRPSQPHFITRRNALSTSSSSSKLYSTFNKELAITHEEEGQYIEM, encoded by the exons atgttgttCATTCAAATGATCAACAATTCCATAAAAACAATGCGATTAAGTAATtttctgttgttgttgttgttgtttgcaGCGTTACGGCAATGTGATGCAAGGAGGAGCACCATTGATGGAAGCAGTAAATTAGTCGACAATGGCGAAACACTGGTATCTGCTGGAGAAAACTTTGAAATGGGATTCTTTTCTGATGATGCAGGGTTAAACAGATATGTAGGTATATGGTATTACAAATTAAGTCCTAGAACAGTTGTATGGGTTGCTAATTGGAATAATTCGATTCagggaaaaataataatgaatgaGGATAATTCAGTTGTGGTTGAAGATGGTAATCTTAAAGTTTTAAGTAATGGGAACACTTATTTCTCCACACAATTAGGTAGTGGTTCTAATAGGAAAGTAGAGTTGTTGGATACAGGGAACTTAGTTGTAGTTGATGAATTAGGTGTTGATATGTGGCAGAGTTTTCGAAATCCAACTGATACATTCCTACCAGGTATGAAAATGGATAGTAGTTTGAATTTGATTGATTCAAAAAATGGCAACTACAGATTCCAATTAGATCAATCAAGTGACAAGGAATATGTTATAGTAGTTCCAAAGCAGGGCAAAATTCTCTGGAAAGGATCTATGAAATTAGTAAACTTAAGTATCGGTGAGATGCCTGGTTATGTTGCGTACATGTTATCCAACTTCACTAAGAAAGACATTGTCGATAATTCATTGGAATCGATAGTAACATTTGACAAGTATAGGCTTTTAATGAACTCCTCGGGGGAAATACAATTCTACGGTTGGGATAAGGAGAGCAGTGGATGGTCTTTGATGTGGTCAGCGCCAAATGATACGTGTGATTTGTACAAGTATTGTGGGAGGTTTAGCATTTGTAACAGCAAACGTGAGCCAGTATGCAAATGTTTGCCCGGGTATAAGCTCAATCCTCCAGATAATTCAAAAGCAGGAAAATTTTCAGGCGGTTGTTCGAGTACATCAGTTAGCTCTTGCAACGAAGACAATGCACAAGTACTCGACACGTTCTTGGATTTGAGGTCAATGAATGTCAAGAGTCCAGACAGGTTATTCAGTAATATTAGTACCCGTGAGGACTGCAGGAGATTTTGTCTAGGCAACTGTCTGTGCCAGGCCTATACTTACAGCGATTCTGTATGCTGGACTTGGGTCAATAGTCTCATGCATCTGCAGGAGAACTATGCTGGTGGCTTCAACATCTCTGTTCGTGTCAGCATTTCCGATATTG AAGCAACAAAGAGAAATTGCAAGCCTTGTGGCATAAACGTAATACCCTATCCATTAAGCAGTGGACCAAATTGTGGTGACCCTCTGTATTATAGTTTCTCATGTGATGATTTAGCCG GACCAGTGACAGGATTTTCTTGGTTCAATCAGTCATCACCTTTTAAGGTGATAAACTGGTGTTACAATCCCGAAGAGAATCTTACTCCAGGACCTATTAGTCGAGGGAAAGATTTAATATTGATTAGTTGGAAACCACCATTGGAGCCAATTTGCAAGACTTCAGAAGATTGCAATGATTGGCCAAATTCTAGTTGCGATATGACAAAACAAGGAGAAAGAAGATGTATATGCCAAGCTGATCACAAATGGAATGGCTTGATTTTAAATTGTTCCTTGAGCTCAG AACTTGGAACACAAGGATCATTCATCGCGAAGCTGACATCCTCACAGAATCAGAGAACCCTTGTTATTTCCATATCTGTAGTTCTTGGAGTTATAACTTTGTGCAGCATTAGTTATATAGTTTATCAGAACACTAGAGTGGCAAGAAGTAGAG AAGCAAGAGATATTGTTTTGGGGAATCATATGGAGAACTTTCCTCGTAGAGAAAGTTTTGGTGAAGAATTGATCACTGCAGATGAAAAGCGACATATTGATGTCCCATTTTTCAGCTTGAATAGCATACTAGAAGCTACAGACAACTTCTCGAATGCAGCTAAGCTCGGGCAAGGTGGATTTGGACCTGTTTATAAG GGAAAGTTTCTCGAAGGTGCAGAGCTAGCGGTGAAAAGGTTGTCAAATCATTCGGGACAAGGTgttgaagaatttaaaactgAAGTAATGTTAATTGCCAAACTGCAGCACAGAAATTTAGTCAGGCTTCTAGGCTATTGTGTTGAGGGAAATGAAAAGATCTTAGTATATGAGTATATGGCCAACAAAAGCTTGGATACATTTATATTCA ATCGTACATTCTGCCGATTATTGGACTGGAGGATTcgttttgaaattatattgggTATTGCGCGAGGGCTTCTTTATCTTCACCAAGACTCGAGGCTAAGGATTATTCACAGAGATCTTAAGACAAGCAACATATTGTTAGATGATGAAATGAACgccaaaatttcagattttggcTTAGCAAGGATTATTGAAGGCAAAAGCACAGAAGCTAATACTACCAGAGTTGTTGGAACATA TGGCTACATGTCACCCGAGTATGCATTGGAGGGACTTTTTTCAATCAAGTCCGATATATTTGCCTTCGGAGTGGTAGTCCTTGAAATCATAAGTGGGAAGAGAAACATGGAATTTTTCGAAGAAGTAAACCTGACTGGTTAT GCATGGAGACTGTGGATGGAAGACAGGGCACTAGACATGATGGATCAAACTATTGTTGATACTTTTGAGGACAAGGAAGTGATAAAATGCGTAAATGTTGCACTTTTATGTGTTCAAGAAGATCCAGGTGATCGTCCTACAATGTCAAATGTAGTCGTTATGCTTGGAGGCGAAAGCATGACTCTTCCAAGACCAAGTCAGCCACATTTTATCACAAGAAGAAATGCTTTGAGTacatcttcttcctcttctaaGCTCTACAGCACGTTCAACAAAGAGCTGGCGATAACTCATGAAGAAGAAGGCCAATACATAGAGATGTAA
- the LOC101268703 gene encoding G-type lectin S-receptor-like serine/threonine-protein kinase At4g03230 isoform X1: MLFIQMINNSIKTMRLSNFLLLLLLFAALRQCDARRSTIDGSSKLVDNGETLVSAGENFEMGFFSDDAGLNRYVGIWYYKLSPRTVVWVANWNNSIQGKIIMNEDNSVVVEDGNLKVLSNGNTYFSTQLGSGSNRKVELLDTGNLVVVDELGVDMWQSFRNPTDTFLPGMKMDSSLNLIDSKNGNYRFQLDQSSDKEYVIVVPKQGKILWKGSMKLVNLSIGEMPGYVAYMLSNFTKKDIVDNSLESIVTFDKYRLLMNSSGEIQFYGWDKESSGWSLMWSAPNDTCDLYKYCGRFSICNSKREPVCKCLPGYKLNPPDNSKAGKFSGGCSSTSVSSCNEDNAQVLDTFLDLRSMNVKSPDRLFSNISTREDCRRFCLGNCLCQAYTYSDSVCWTWVNSLMHLQENYAGGFNISVRVSISDIEATKRNCKPCGINVIPYPLSSGPNCGDPLYYSFSCDDLAGKVSFHTSDGNYDVLNFDNENKSFVIEAAHKQSVGTCDDKGPVTGFSWFNQSSPFKVINWCYNPEENLTPGPISRGKDLILISWKPPLEPICKTSEDCNDWPNSSCDMTKQGERRCICQADHKWNGLILNCSLSSELGTQGSFIAKLTSSQNQRTLVISISVVLGVITLCSISYIVYQNTRVARSREARDIVLGNHMENFPRRESFGEELITADEKRHIDVPFFSLNSILEATDNFSNAAKLGQGGFGPVYKGKFLEGAELAVKRLSNHSGQGVEEFKTEVMLIAKLQHRNLVRLLGYCVEGNEKILVYEYMANKSLDTFIFNRTFCRLLDWRIRFEIILGIARGLLYLHQDSRLRIIHRDLKTSNILLDDEMNAKISDFGLARIIEGKSTEANTTRVVGTYGYMSPEYALEGLFSIKSDIFAFGVVVLEIISGKRNMEFFEEVNLTGYAWRLWMEDRALDMMDQTIVDTFEDKEVIKCVNVALLCVQEDPGDRPTMSNVVVMLGGESMTLPRPSQPHFITRRNALSTSSSSSKLYSTFNKELAITHEEEGQYIEM; this comes from the exons atgttgttCATTCAAATGATCAACAATTCCATAAAAACAATGCGATTAAGTAATtttctgttgttgttgttgttgtttgcaGCGTTACGGCAATGTGATGCAAGGAGGAGCACCATTGATGGAAGCAGTAAATTAGTCGACAATGGCGAAACACTGGTATCTGCTGGAGAAAACTTTGAAATGGGATTCTTTTCTGATGATGCAGGGTTAAACAGATATGTAGGTATATGGTATTACAAATTAAGTCCTAGAACAGTTGTATGGGTTGCTAATTGGAATAATTCGATTCagggaaaaataataatgaatgaGGATAATTCAGTTGTGGTTGAAGATGGTAATCTTAAAGTTTTAAGTAATGGGAACACTTATTTCTCCACACAATTAGGTAGTGGTTCTAATAGGAAAGTAGAGTTGTTGGATACAGGGAACTTAGTTGTAGTTGATGAATTAGGTGTTGATATGTGGCAGAGTTTTCGAAATCCAACTGATACATTCCTACCAGGTATGAAAATGGATAGTAGTTTGAATTTGATTGATTCAAAAAATGGCAACTACAGATTCCAATTAGATCAATCAAGTGACAAGGAATATGTTATAGTAGTTCCAAAGCAGGGCAAAATTCTCTGGAAAGGATCTATGAAATTAGTAAACTTAAGTATCGGTGAGATGCCTGGTTATGTTGCGTACATGTTATCCAACTTCACTAAGAAAGACATTGTCGATAATTCATTGGAATCGATAGTAACATTTGACAAGTATAGGCTTTTAATGAACTCCTCGGGGGAAATACAATTCTACGGTTGGGATAAGGAGAGCAGTGGATGGTCTTTGATGTGGTCAGCGCCAAATGATACGTGTGATTTGTACAAGTATTGTGGGAGGTTTAGCATTTGTAACAGCAAACGTGAGCCAGTATGCAAATGTTTGCCCGGGTATAAGCTCAATCCTCCAGATAATTCAAAAGCAGGAAAATTTTCAGGCGGTTGTTCGAGTACATCAGTTAGCTCTTGCAACGAAGACAATGCACAAGTACTCGACACGTTCTTGGATTTGAGGTCAATGAATGTCAAGAGTCCAGACAGGTTATTCAGTAATATTAGTACCCGTGAGGACTGCAGGAGATTTTGTCTAGGCAACTGTCTGTGCCAGGCCTATACTTACAGCGATTCTGTATGCTGGACTTGGGTCAATAGTCTCATGCATCTGCAGGAGAACTATGCTGGTGGCTTCAACATCTCTGTTCGTGTCAGCATTTCCGATATTG AAGCAACAAAGAGAAATTGCAAGCCTTGTGGCATAAACGTAATACCCTATCCATTAAGCAGTGGACCAAATTGTGGTGACCCTCTGTATTATAGTTTCTCATGTGATGATTTAGCCGGTAAGGTAAGCTTCCACACATCGGATGGCAACTATGATGTCCTTAACTTTGATAACGAAAATAAATCATTTGTTATAGAAGCAGCTCATAAACAATCTGTTGGTACTTGTGATGACAAAGGACCAGTGACAGGATTTTCTTGGTTCAATCAGTCATCACCTTTTAAGGTGATAAACTGGTGTTACAATCCCGAAGAGAATCTTACTCCAGGACCTATTAGTCGAGGGAAAGATTTAATATTGATTAGTTGGAAACCACCATTGGAGCCAATTTGCAAGACTTCAGAAGATTGCAATGATTGGCCAAATTCTAGTTGCGATATGACAAAACAAGGAGAAAGAAGATGTATATGCCAAGCTGATCACAAATGGAATGGCTTGATTTTAAATTGTTCCTTGAGCTCAG AACTTGGAACACAAGGATCATTCATCGCGAAGCTGACATCCTCACAGAATCAGAGAACCCTTGTTATTTCCATATCTGTAGTTCTTGGAGTTATAACTTTGTGCAGCATTAGTTATATAGTTTATCAGAACACTAGAGTGGCAAGAAGTAGAG AAGCAAGAGATATTGTTTTGGGGAATCATATGGAGAACTTTCCTCGTAGAGAAAGTTTTGGTGAAGAATTGATCACTGCAGATGAAAAGCGACATATTGATGTCCCATTTTTCAGCTTGAATAGCATACTAGAAGCTACAGACAACTTCTCGAATGCAGCTAAGCTCGGGCAAGGTGGATTTGGACCTGTTTATAAG GGAAAGTTTCTCGAAGGTGCAGAGCTAGCGGTGAAAAGGTTGTCAAATCATTCGGGACAAGGTgttgaagaatttaaaactgAAGTAATGTTAATTGCCAAACTGCAGCACAGAAATTTAGTCAGGCTTCTAGGCTATTGTGTTGAGGGAAATGAAAAGATCTTAGTATATGAGTATATGGCCAACAAAAGCTTGGATACATTTATATTCA ATCGTACATTCTGCCGATTATTGGACTGGAGGATTcgttttgaaattatattgggTATTGCGCGAGGGCTTCTTTATCTTCACCAAGACTCGAGGCTAAGGATTATTCACAGAGATCTTAAGACAAGCAACATATTGTTAGATGATGAAATGAACgccaaaatttcagattttggcTTAGCAAGGATTATTGAAGGCAAAAGCACAGAAGCTAATACTACCAGAGTTGTTGGAACATA TGGCTACATGTCACCCGAGTATGCATTGGAGGGACTTTTTTCAATCAAGTCCGATATATTTGCCTTCGGAGTGGTAGTCCTTGAAATCATAAGTGGGAAGAGAAACATGGAATTTTTCGAAGAAGTAAACCTGACTGGTTAT GCATGGAGACTGTGGATGGAAGACAGGGCACTAGACATGATGGATCAAACTATTGTTGATACTTTTGAGGACAAGGAAGTGATAAAATGCGTAAATGTTGCACTTTTATGTGTTCAAGAAGATCCAGGTGATCGTCCTACAATGTCAAATGTAGTCGTTATGCTTGGAGGCGAAAGCATGACTCTTCCAAGACCAAGTCAGCCACATTTTATCACAAGAAGAAATGCTTTGAGTacatcttcttcctcttctaaGCTCTACAGCACGTTCAACAAAGAGCTGGCGATAACTCATGAAGAAGAAGGCCAATACATAGAGATGTAA
- the LOC101268703 gene encoding G-type lectin S-receptor-like serine/threonine-protein kinase At4g03230 isoform X4 encodes MGFFSDDAGLNRYVGIWYYKLSPRTVVWVANWNNSIQGKIIMNEDNSVVVEDGNLKVLSNGNTYFSTQLGSGSNRKVELLDTGNLVVVDELGVDMWQSFRNPTDTFLPGMKMDSSLNLIDSKNGNYRFQLDQSSDKEYVIVVPKQGKILWKGSMKLVNLSIGEMPGYVAYMLSNFTKKDIVDNSLESIVTFDKYRLLMNSSGEIQFYGWDKESSGWSLMWSAPNDTCDLYKYCGRFSICNSKREPVCKCLPGYKLNPPDNSKAGKFSGGCSSTSVSSCNEDNAQVLDTFLDLRSMNVKSPDRLFSNISTREDCRRFCLGNCLCQAYTYSDSVCWTWVNSLMHLQENYAGGFNISVRVSISDIEATKRNCKPCGINVIPYPLSSGPNCGDPLYYSFSCDDLAGKVSFHTSDGNYDVLNFDNENKSFVIEAAHKQSVGTCDDKGPVTGFSWFNQSSPFKVINWCYNPEENLTPGPISRGKDLILISWKPPLEPICKTSEDCNDWPNSSCDMTKQGERRCICQADHKWNGLILNCSLSSELGTQGSFIAKLTSSQNQRTLVISISVVLGVITLCSISYIVYQNTRVARSREARDIVLGNHMENFPRRESFGEELITADEKRHIDVPFFSLNSILEATDNFSNAAKLGQGGFGPVYKGKFLEGAELAVKRLSNHSGQGVEEFKTEVMLIAKLQHRNLVRLLGYCVEGNEKILVYEYMANKSLDTFIFNRTFCRLLDWRIRFEIILGIARGLLYLHQDSRLRIIHRDLKTSNILLDDEMNAKISDFGLARIIEGKSTEANTTRVVGTYGYMSPEYALEGLFSIKSDIFAFGVVVLEIISGKRNMEFFEEVNLTGYAWRLWMEDRALDMMDQTIVDTFEDKEVIKCVNVALLCVQEDPGDRPTMSNVVVMLGGESMTLPRPSQPHFITRRNALSTSSSSSKLYSTFNKELAITHEEEGQYIEM; translated from the exons ATGGGATTCTTTTCTGATGATGCAGGGTTAAACAGATATGTAGGTATATGGTATTACAAATTAAGTCCTAGAACAGTTGTATGGGTTGCTAATTGGAATAATTCGATTCagggaaaaataataatgaatgaGGATAATTCAGTTGTGGTTGAAGATGGTAATCTTAAAGTTTTAAGTAATGGGAACACTTATTTCTCCACACAATTAGGTAGTGGTTCTAATAGGAAAGTAGAGTTGTTGGATACAGGGAACTTAGTTGTAGTTGATGAATTAGGTGTTGATATGTGGCAGAGTTTTCGAAATCCAACTGATACATTCCTACCAGGTATGAAAATGGATAGTAGTTTGAATTTGATTGATTCAAAAAATGGCAACTACAGATTCCAATTAGATCAATCAAGTGACAAGGAATATGTTATAGTAGTTCCAAAGCAGGGCAAAATTCTCTGGAAAGGATCTATGAAATTAGTAAACTTAAGTATCGGTGAGATGCCTGGTTATGTTGCGTACATGTTATCCAACTTCACTAAGAAAGACATTGTCGATAATTCATTGGAATCGATAGTAACATTTGACAAGTATAGGCTTTTAATGAACTCCTCGGGGGAAATACAATTCTACGGTTGGGATAAGGAGAGCAGTGGATGGTCTTTGATGTGGTCAGCGCCAAATGATACGTGTGATTTGTACAAGTATTGTGGGAGGTTTAGCATTTGTAACAGCAAACGTGAGCCAGTATGCAAATGTTTGCCCGGGTATAAGCTCAATCCTCCAGATAATTCAAAAGCAGGAAAATTTTCAGGCGGTTGTTCGAGTACATCAGTTAGCTCTTGCAACGAAGACAATGCACAAGTACTCGACACGTTCTTGGATTTGAGGTCAATGAATGTCAAGAGTCCAGACAGGTTATTCAGTAATATTAGTACCCGTGAGGACTGCAGGAGATTTTGTCTAGGCAACTGTCTGTGCCAGGCCTATACTTACAGCGATTCTGTATGCTGGACTTGGGTCAATAGTCTCATGCATCTGCAGGAGAACTATGCTGGTGGCTTCAACATCTCTGTTCGTGTCAGCATTTCCGATATTG AAGCAACAAAGAGAAATTGCAAGCCTTGTGGCATAAACGTAATACCCTATCCATTAAGCAGTGGACCAAATTGTGGTGACCCTCTGTATTATAGTTTCTCATGTGATGATTTAGCCGGTAAGGTAAGCTTCCACACATCGGATGGCAACTATGATGTCCTTAACTTTGATAACGAAAATAAATCATTTGTTATAGAAGCAGCTCATAAACAATCTGTTGGTACTTGTGATGACAAAGGACCAGTGACAGGATTTTCTTGGTTCAATCAGTCATCACCTTTTAAGGTGATAAACTGGTGTTACAATCCCGAAGAGAATCTTACTCCAGGACCTATTAGTCGAGGGAAAGATTTAATATTGATTAGTTGGAAACCACCATTGGAGCCAATTTGCAAGACTTCAGAAGATTGCAATGATTGGCCAAATTCTAGTTGCGATATGACAAAACAAGGAGAAAGAAGATGTATATGCCAAGCTGATCACAAATGGAATGGCTTGATTTTAAATTGTTCCTTGAGCTCAG AACTTGGAACACAAGGATCATTCATCGCGAAGCTGACATCCTCACAGAATCAGAGAACCCTTGTTATTTCCATATCTGTAGTTCTTGGAGTTATAACTTTGTGCAGCATTAGTTATATAGTTTATCAGAACACTAGAGTGGCAAGAAGTAGAG AAGCAAGAGATATTGTTTTGGGGAATCATATGGAGAACTTTCCTCGTAGAGAAAGTTTTGGTGAAGAATTGATCACTGCAGATGAAAAGCGACATATTGATGTCCCATTTTTCAGCTTGAATAGCATACTAGAAGCTACAGACAACTTCTCGAATGCAGCTAAGCTCGGGCAAGGTGGATTTGGACCTGTTTATAAG GGAAAGTTTCTCGAAGGTGCAGAGCTAGCGGTGAAAAGGTTGTCAAATCATTCGGGACAAGGTgttgaagaatttaaaactgAAGTAATGTTAATTGCCAAACTGCAGCACAGAAATTTAGTCAGGCTTCTAGGCTATTGTGTTGAGGGAAATGAAAAGATCTTAGTATATGAGTATATGGCCAACAAAAGCTTGGATACATTTATATTCA ATCGTACATTCTGCCGATTATTGGACTGGAGGATTcgttttgaaattatattgggTATTGCGCGAGGGCTTCTTTATCTTCACCAAGACTCGAGGCTAAGGATTATTCACAGAGATCTTAAGACAAGCAACATATTGTTAGATGATGAAATGAACgccaaaatttcagattttggcTTAGCAAGGATTATTGAAGGCAAAAGCACAGAAGCTAATACTACCAGAGTTGTTGGAACATA TGGCTACATGTCACCCGAGTATGCATTGGAGGGACTTTTTTCAATCAAGTCCGATATATTTGCCTTCGGAGTGGTAGTCCTTGAAATCATAAGTGGGAAGAGAAACATGGAATTTTTCGAAGAAGTAAACCTGACTGGTTAT GCATGGAGACTGTGGATGGAAGACAGGGCACTAGACATGATGGATCAAACTATTGTTGATACTTTTGAGGACAAGGAAGTGATAAAATGCGTAAATGTTGCACTTTTATGTGTTCAAGAAGATCCAGGTGATCGTCCTACAATGTCAAATGTAGTCGTTATGCTTGGAGGCGAAAGCATGACTCTTCCAAGACCAAGTCAGCCACATTTTATCACAAGAAGAAATGCTTTGAGTacatcttcttcctcttctaaGCTCTACAGCACGTTCAACAAAGAGCTGGCGATAACTCATGAAGAAGAAGGCCAATACATAGAGATGTAA